The following are encoded together in the Robertmurraya sp. FSL R5-0851 genome:
- the mraY gene encoding phospho-N-acetylmuramoyl-pentapeptide-transferase, with translation MMEQVILFTILVGFLISVILSPILIPFLRRLKFGQSIREEGPKSHQKKSGTPTMGGTMILLSIVVTTIVMTSKYSELSVQTYLLLFVTIGFGLLGFLDDFIKVVMKRNLGLTSKQKLFGQIVISFIFYFILRQNEFSTTVSIPLTDISFDLGWLYVFFIIFWLVGFSNAVNLTDGLDGLVSGTAAIAFGAFAVLSWNQEAYDVAIFSLAVVGAVLGFLVFNAHPAKVFMGDTGSLALGGAIATIAILTKLEILLIIIGGIFVVETLSVILQVISFKTTGKRIFRMSPLHHHYELIGWSEWRVVVTFWTVGLLCAVLGIYIEVWL, from the coding sequence GTGATGGAGCAAGTTATTTTATTCACAATATTAGTGGGATTTCTTATTTCGGTCATCCTATCCCCAATTTTGATTCCGTTTTTAAGAAGGTTGAAATTCGGACAAAGCATTAGAGAAGAAGGACCTAAATCGCATCAAAAGAAATCAGGTACTCCGACGATGGGCGGAACAATGATTTTATTATCTATCGTTGTTACAACTATTGTGATGACATCGAAGTATTCAGAGCTTTCCGTACAAACATATTTACTACTTTTTGTAACCATTGGATTTGGTTTATTAGGATTTTTAGATGACTTTATTAAAGTAGTCATGAAGAGAAATTTAGGATTAACCTCAAAACAAAAACTATTTGGACAAATCGTTATTTCGTTTATTTTTTATTTTATTTTAAGACAAAATGAATTTTCAACAACAGTCTCCATTCCACTAACTGACATTTCTTTTGACCTTGGATGGCTGTATGTATTTTTTATCATTTTCTGGTTGGTCGGATTTTCGAATGCTGTCAATTTAACAGATGGTCTAGATGGTCTTGTTTCGGGGACAGCGGCTATTGCTTTTGGAGCTTTTGCAGTATTGTCTTGGAACCAAGAGGCATATGATGTAGCCATTTTCTCTTTAGCAGTTGTTGGTGCAGTCCTAGGATTTCTTGTTTTTAATGCCCATCCCGCTAAAGTATTTATGGGAGATACTGGATCTCTTGCTTTAGGGGGAGCGATTGCAACTATTGCCATCTTAACTAAACTAGAAATTCTGCTTATCATTATCGGAGGAATATTTGTTGTTGAAACCCTGTCTGTCATTCTGCAGGTGATTTCTTTTAAAACAACTGGTAAAAGGATATTCCGTATGAGTCCTTTGCACCATCATTATGAGTTAATCGGTTGGTCCGAATGGAGAGTAGTTGTCACATTCTGGACAGTTGGGTTATTATGTGCAGTATTAGGAATCTATATTGAGGTGTGGTTGTAA
- the murD gene encoding UDP-N-acetylmuramoyl-L-alanine--D-glutamate ligase translates to MRDIKDYVHKKVLVLGLAKSGVGAANLLHRLGAFVTVNDNKPLFENPEAQGLLEQGITVICGSHPVELLDDGFELIVKNPGIPYHNEMIQAAIEKGIPIITEVELAYQISEAPFIAITGTNGKTTTTTLIFEMLKAGNKAPLIAGNIGTVASEVAQQATSENTIVIELSSFQLMGITTFKPRIAILTNLYEAHLDYHGTKGEYWSAKANITKYQTEEDYFIVNGDQESTFEIGQKSKADCVPFSTREFQSNGAYVLDDYLYFKDEKIIEISDIVLPGAHNLENILSAVAAAKLTNVSNEAIVEVLTTFTGVKHRLQYIGEIEGRKFYNDSKATNILATEKALTAFKTPIVLLAGGLDRGNGFDELIPFLHNVKTVVTFGQTARKIEEVAQKAGIKTILRVDNVEKAVPVAFTHSNAGDVILLSPACASWDQYKTFEVRGDIFINAVHKLK, encoded by the coding sequence TTGAGAGATATTAAAGATTATGTTCATAAAAAAGTACTTGTACTAGGTTTAGCGAAGAGTGGGGTCGGTGCAGCAAATTTGTTGCACCGTTTAGGTGCGTTTGTCACTGTAAATGATAACAAACCATTGTTTGAGAATCCAGAAGCTCAAGGATTGCTTGAACAAGGGATTACAGTTATTTGCGGAAGTCATCCCGTCGAGCTTTTAGATGATGGCTTCGAGCTTATCGTAAAGAACCCAGGTATTCCTTATCATAATGAGATGATCCAAGCGGCCATTGAAAAAGGGATTCCCATTATTACTGAAGTTGAGCTTGCGTATCAAATTTCTGAAGCTCCTTTTATTGCTATAACAGGTACAAATGGAAAAACTACAACAACCACTCTTATCTTTGAAATGTTAAAGGCGGGAAATAAGGCTCCTTTGATTGCGGGGAACATTGGAACAGTCGCATCAGAGGTGGCTCAGCAAGCTACATCTGAAAATACAATTGTTATTGAACTATCATCGTTTCAGCTAATGGGAATTACAACATTCAAGCCGAGGATTGCTATACTCACTAATCTGTATGAGGCCCATTTAGACTATCATGGTACCAAAGGAGAGTATTGGAGCGCGAAAGCAAATATAACTAAGTACCAAACAGAAGAGGATTACTTTATCGTTAATGGAGATCAAGAGAGCACTTTCGAAATTGGTCAAAAAAGCAAGGCAGACTGTGTTCCTTTTTCTACAAGAGAATTCCAATCAAATGGTGCTTATGTATTAGATGATTATTTGTATTTTAAAGATGAAAAGATTATTGAAATCTCTGATATTGTTTTACCTGGAGCGCATAACCTTGAAAATATCCTTTCAGCAGTAGCTGCAGCGAAGCTTACAAATGTTTCAAACGAAGCCATTGTTGAGGTTTTGACGACCTTTACAGGTGTTAAGCATCGTCTTCAATATATAGGAGAGATCGAAGGACGTAAGTTTTATAATGATTCAAAAGCAACAAATATATTAGCGACAGAAAAAGCTTTGACTGCATTCAAGACACCTATTGTGTTACTTGCCGGAGGATTGGATCGTGGAAACGGATTTGACGAGTTAATTCCATTCTTGCACAATGTGAAAACTGTTGTCACGTTTGGACAAACGGCTCGTAAAATTGAGGAAGTAGCACAGAAGGCAGGAATAAAAACAATTCTCCGTGTCGATAATGTGGAAAAAGCCGTACCTGTTGCCTTTACACACTCAAATGCAGGAGATGTGATCCTTTTATCACCTGCATGTGCTAGCTGGGATCAATACAAAACTTTTGAGGTTAGAGGAGACATTTTTATCAATGCGGTGCATAAGCTTAAGTAA
- the spoVE gene encoding stage V sporulation protein E, with protein sequence MPTKKATPDLILLIVTFTLLATGLIMVYSASAIWADYKFDDSFYFAKRQMLFAGVGIVTMFFIMNVDYWTWRTFAKMIIIICFVLLILVLIPGIGNVRNGSRSWIGVGAFSIQPSEFMKLAMIAFLAKFLSENQKKITSFRKGLMPSLGLVFLAFGMIMLQPDLGTGTVMVGTSVVMIFIAGARIGHFVGLGLLGVIGFVGLVISAPYRIKRITSFLDPWEDPLGSGFQIIQSLYAIGPGGLFGLGLGQSRQKFFYLPEPQTDFIFAILAEELGFIGGSFVLLLFALLLWRGIRIALGAPDLYGSFLAVGIVAMVAIQVMINVGVVTGLMPVTGITLPFLSYGGSSLTLMLMAIGVLLNISKHSKL encoded by the coding sequence TTGCCGACTAAAAAAGCTACTCCAGATCTGATATTATTGATTGTAACATTTACCCTATTAGCGACCGGATTAATTATGGTTTATAGTGCGAGTGCCATTTGGGCTGACTATAAATTTGATGATTCTTTTTATTTTGCTAAACGACAAATGTTGTTTGCAGGGGTCGGCATTGTGACCATGTTCTTCATTATGAATGTCGATTATTGGACGTGGCGAACTTTTGCAAAAATGATCATAATCATCTGCTTTGTGCTTCTTATTCTTGTACTCATCCCAGGGATAGGAAATGTAAGAAATGGTTCCCGAAGCTGGATTGGGGTAGGTGCGTTTTCAATTCAGCCTTCAGAGTTTATGAAGCTTGCAATGATTGCGTTTTTAGCTAAGTTTCTTTCAGAAAATCAAAAAAAGATCACTTCGTTCAGAAAAGGTTTAATGCCATCCCTTGGTTTAGTATTTCTTGCCTTCGGGATGATTATGCTACAGCCTGACTTAGGGACTGGAACGGTGATGGTTGGAACATCGGTTGTCATGATTTTTATTGCTGGTGCGAGGATTGGTCATTTTGTCGGCTTAGGGCTGCTTGGGGTAATTGGGTTTGTTGGCTTAGTTATCTCAGCTCCTTACCGAATCAAAAGGATTACCTCCTTTTTAGATCCATGGGAGGATCCACTCGGAAGTGGTTTTCAAATCATTCAGTCACTATATGCGATTGGACCAGGCGGGTTATTTGGTTTAGGATTAGGACAAAGTAGGCAAAAATTCTTTTATCTACCTGAACCACAAACCGATTTTATCTTTGCTATCTTGGCAGAAGAATTAGGTTTCATTGGAGGCTCCTTTGTACTACTTCTTTTCGCTTTATTATTATGGCGTGGAATTCGTATTGCACTGGGTGCTCCAGATTTATATGGAAGTTTCTTAGCTGTTGGAATTGTGGCAATGGTTGCTATTCAAGTAATGATCAATGTGGGTGTGGTTACAGGGCTTATGCCGGTAACTGGAATTACTCTCCCGTTTCTAAGCTATGGAGGTTCTTCCTTAACACTCATGCTTATGGCCATTGGGGTGCTACTGAATATTAGTAAACACTCGAAATTATGA
- the murG gene encoding undecaprenyldiphospho-muramoylpentapeptide beta-N-acetylglucosaminyltransferase: protein MRIVVSGGGTGGHIYPALALIREIQKEHNNAEFLYIGTEKGLENTIVKRENIPFQSIHITGFKRKLSIDNVKTVIRFLKGVQKSKQYLKEFKADVVIGTGGYVCGPVVYAASKLGIPTIIHEQNSVPGLTNKFLSRYVDKVAICFEEAKSYFPQEKVELTGNPRASEVLNKDGIKGKLSVGLKTNVPSVLVVGGSRGARPINEAILKSLSVLSEKPYQVLYVTGEVHYDEVLKEVELVGNPDNVIVKPFIHNMPEVLAGMDLIVARAGATTLAELTSLGVPSILVPSPYVTNNHQEKNARALSDHGAAILMLEKDLTATKLVEQMDSLLLNKESLKEMKKAAYKLGIRDAAQRLYRLMETLLTKRNGR from the coding sequence TTGCGTATAGTTGTAAGTGGTGGTGGAACCGGTGGTCATATTTATCCGGCTCTTGCGCTTATTAGAGAGATACAAAAGGAACATAATAATGCTGAGTTTTTATATATCGGTACTGAAAAAGGATTAGAAAATACCATTGTTAAAAGAGAAAACATTCCTTTTCAATCCATACATATTACTGGGTTTAAACGTAAACTTTCAATAGATAATGTGAAAACGGTGATTAGATTCTTAAAGGGTGTTCAGAAAAGTAAGCAATATTTAAAAGAATTTAAAGCAGATGTAGTCATAGGAACGGGCGGGTACGTATGCGGTCCTGTTGTGTATGCTGCTTCTAAGCTTGGAATTCCAACAATCATACATGAACAAAACAGTGTACCGGGATTAACGAATAAGTTTTTAAGTCGATATGTCGATAAAGTTGCTATTTGTTTTGAAGAAGCGAAAAGCTATTTTCCTCAAGAAAAGGTTGAACTTACAGGAAATCCCAGAGCATCTGAAGTATTAAATAAGGATGGGATTAAGGGGAAACTGTCTGTTGGTTTAAAAACAAATGTTCCATCTGTATTAGTAGTAGGTGGAAGTCGTGGAGCACGGCCTATAAATGAAGCCATTTTAAAATCATTGTCAGTGCTTAGTGAAAAACCTTATCAAGTATTATATGTAACCGGAGAGGTTCACTATGATGAAGTACTCAAAGAAGTGGAATTAGTCGGGAACCCTGATAACGTCATAGTAAAGCCTTTTATTCATAATATGCCAGAAGTGCTTGCAGGAATGGATCTAATTGTTGCTCGAGCAGGTGCAACGACATTAGCTGAATTGACATCTTTAGGCGTACCTAGCATACTTGTTCCTAGCCCATATGTGACAAACAATCATCAGGAAAAAAATGCTCGCGCCTTAAGTGATCATGGTGCTGCCATTTTAATGCTTGAAAAAGACCTAACGGCTACTAAATTAGTAGAGCAAATGGATTCTCTCTTACTTAATAAAGAGAGCTTAAAAGAAATGAAGAAAGCAGCCTATAAATTAGGGATTCGTGATGCGGCCCAGAGACTGTATCGATTAATGGAGACGTTACTAACAAAAAGAAACGGTCGATAA
- the murB gene encoding UDP-N-acetylmuramate dehydrogenase, whose product MIGLAEELKQSKIGTVKENEPMANHTTIKIGGPAELFVEPSSVENLEATMNLIRKYRVQWIAIGRGSNLLVSDRGISGVVIKLGAGVDKVEINGTTLTVGGGHSLVSLATSISRKGLSGLEFASGIPGSVGGAVFMNAGAHGSDISKILEKALVLFEDGTLEWVANEEMEFSYRTSVLQKKRPGVVVEAVFSLKEGNKDSIFGEMQKNKDYRKETQPWNFPCAGSIFRNPLPNYAGKLIEVAGLKGYQIGGAKISEMHGNFIVNTGNAKADDVLQLIQHVKDTIYDLYEVKMETEVEIIGIK is encoded by the coding sequence ATGATTGGATTAGCTGAAGAATTAAAGCAGTCTAAGATTGGAACGGTAAAAGAAAATGAGCCAATGGCGAATCATACAACGATTAAGATTGGTGGACCTGCAGAACTTTTTGTAGAGCCCTCATCAGTAGAAAACTTAGAAGCGACCATGAATTTGATCCGCAAGTATAGAGTACAGTGGATTGCTATTGGAAGAGGGTCAAACTTACTCGTGTCTGATCGAGGAATTTCCGGTGTGGTAATTAAGCTTGGTGCAGGGGTAGATAAGGTTGAAATTAATGGAACTACACTTACGGTTGGTGGTGGACATTCACTTGTAAGCTTGGCAACTTCCATCAGTAGAAAAGGGTTATCCGGATTAGAGTTTGCTAGTGGGATTCCTGGGTCTGTCGGTGGTGCAGTGTTTATGAACGCGGGGGCACATGGCTCTGATATATCAAAGATACTCGAAAAAGCTCTTGTGCTTTTTGAAGACGGCACATTAGAATGGGTAGCTAATGAGGAAATGGAGTTTTCTTACCGAACCTCTGTGTTGCAAAAAAAGCGTCCAGGTGTTGTTGTTGAAGCTGTTTTTTCATTGAAAGAAGGAAACAAGGATTCTATTTTTGGTGAAATGCAAAAGAACAAAGACTACCGCAAAGAAACCCAGCCATGGAATTTCCCGTGTGCGGGTAGCATTTTTCGTAATCCACTGCCAAATTATGCAGGTAAGTTAATTGAGGTTGCTGGCTTAAAGGGATACCAAATCGGTGGGGCTAAAATATCAGAAATGCATGGGAATTTCATCGTAAATACAGGAAACGCAAAAGCTGACGATGTTTTACAGTTAATTCAGCATGTTAAGGATACGATATATGATTTGTATGAAGTAAAAATGGAAACAGAAGTTGAAATAATAGGAATAAAATAG